The following are encoded together in the Culex pipiens pallens isolate TS chromosome 1, TS_CPP_V2, whole genome shotgun sequence genome:
- the LOC120415639 gene encoding exportin-7 isoform X3 has translation MDVQQLELLCKQFYESQDGQARAEAEKALYLFQEDPDALPKCQQLLERSNSGYSQLLAATTLTKLVSKNIQALSMQQRVDIRNYILNYLATHPNLQSFVIQALIALLVKITKLCWVDLYEDEYVFRNIVSDVKEFLGGSVEHCMIGVQILSQLTVEMNQLAETACNLTFTKHRKIACLYRDSQLYDIFILSCTLLSQAKDNCCKTATASQYMDEAQHGLFTHLLNLARNCLSFDFVGTSADESADDMSTVHIPTNWRPAFLESDSVKLFFDLYHVLPARLSCLALSCLVQITSIRRSIFNNTERIKFLAKLVKGATDILKSSHGLSDPENYHEFCRLLARLKSNFQLGELVTVENYPEAIQLIAKFTVQSLQMWQFAPNSIHYLLSLWQRLIASLPYVKSSEPHFLDTYTPEVTKAYVTSKLESVPVILREGLEDPLDDTGMVQQQLEQFSTIGRCEYEKTCALLIQLFDQTAGRYQEILSSPPTSATHHLDIQTCEGQLTWLVYIIGAAISGRISYSHDDHDLLDGDMIIRVLQLMTLTDSRLPACGCEKLEFAIMCFLEQVRKVYINEHLQKLKMFKRLSEVLGVNDETTLLTVISRKIITNLKYFGHSEQIIRKTLTLLNDLTLTFSSIRRLIKLDEIQFMLNNHTREHFSFLGTGAVSASRCRSMFYTCLGRLLMVDLSEDVERFNTFMMPLTNTIENMVMMSFPSEEARKELIGLSRDLRGLTHAFNAKNPYMMLFDWFYPDYSPLLIRAIELWAHDPAVTTPVLKLFAELVYNRSQRLQFDVSSPNGILLFRETSKLICCYGERILSLEVPKEQIYPMKLKGYAVCFQMLKAILSGNYVNFGVFKLYGDDALDNVLNMTAKLILSIAHDDILVYPKLSQAYYILIECLAQDHITYLSTLEPPVFLYILESISKGLNALDVLVGSGCCATLDYIVTYIFKQLQLKEKHMLLVTTFPNKKVRQSVLPENNVFLKVMELHPEILQNLLSTLLNIVMYDDCKNQWSMSRPLLVLLLLYEDYFRQLRENIIHSQSLEKQQSMACLFDALMDGIERNLHIRNRDRFTQNLSAFRRDLNDSLKSANNLANSSSVNEMVVS, from the exons ATG GATGTGCAACAGTTGGAGTTGCTGTGCAAGCAGTTCTACGAATCGCAGGACGGGCAAGCGCGGGCGGAAGCGGAAAAGGCCCTGTATCTGTTTCAGGAGGATCCGGATGCGTTGCCCAAGTGTCAGCAGCTGCTGGAGCGGAGCAACTCCGGCTACTCGCAGTTGCTGGCGGCGACGACGCTGACGAAGCTGGTGTCGAAGAACATCCAGGCGCTGAGCATGCAGCAACGGGTCGACATCCGGAACTACATCCTGAACTATTTGGCCACCCATCCAAACCTGCAGTCGTTTGTGATTCAGGCGCTAATTGCGCTGTTGGTCAAGATTACCAAGCTGTGCTGGGTTGATTTGTACGAGGATGAGTACGTCTTCAGGAACATCGTGTCGGACGTTAAGGAGTTTCTCGGTGGTTCCGTGGAGCATTGCATGATTGGAGTGCAGATTCTCTCCCAGCTGACGGTCGAGATGAACCAGCTGGCGGAAACGGCGTGTAATTTAACGTTCACCAAACATCGCAAGATTGCATGTCTGTACCGAGACTCGCAGCTGTACGACATCTTCATTCTGTCCTGCACGTTGCTCAGCCAGGCCAAGGACAACTGCTGCAAAACGGCCACCGCAAGCCAGTACATGGACGAGGCTCAGCACGGACTGTTTACGCATCTGCTGAACCTGGCCCGCAACTGTCTCAGCTTTGACTTTGTGGGCACCTCGGCGGACGAATCTGCCGACGACATGTCTACCGTGCACATCCCGACCAACTGGCGGCCGGCCTTTCTCGAGTCGGACTCTGTGAAGCTGTTTTTCGACCTGTACCACGTCCTACCGGCACGGCTTTCCTGCTTGGCCCTGTCCTGCCTGGTCCAAATTACCTCGATCCGGCGATCGATCTTCAACAACACCGAACGCATCAAGTTCCTGGCGAAGCTCGTCAAGGGAGCTACCGACATCCTGAAATCATCCCACGGTCTCAGCGATCCGGAAAATTACCACGAATTCTGCCGCCTGCTGGCCCGGCTCAAGTCCAACTTCCAGCTCGGGGAACTCGTCACCGTCGAAAACTATCCGGAAGCAATCCAACTAATCGCCAAGTTCACCGTTCAATCGCTACAGATGTGGCAATTCGCCCCGAACAGCATTCACTACCTTCTTTCGCTGTGGCAGCGCCTAATCGCCTCCCTGCCGTACGTGAAATCCTCCGAGCCGCACTTCCTGGACACGTACACGCCCGAGGTCACCAAGGCGTACGTCACGTCCAAGCTCGAATCCGTGCCGGTCATCCTGCGCGAAGGTCTCGAAGATCCACTGGACGACACCGGAATGGTTCAGCAGCAGCTCGAGCAGTTCTCGACGATCGGACGGTGCGAGTACGAAAAGACCTGCGCCTTGCTCATCCAACTGTTCGACCAAACCGCCGGTCGCTACCAGGAAATCCTCTCCTCACCTCCGACCTCCGCCACCCACCATCTGGACATCCAAACGTGCGAGGGACAGCTCACCTGGCTCGTGTACATCATCGGTGCCGCCATCAGCGGACGCATTTCCTACTCGCACGACGATCACGACCTCCTGGACGGCGACATGATCATCCGCGTGCTCCAGCTGATGACCCTGACCGATTCGCGCCTCCCCGCTTGCGGCTGCGAAAAGCTCGAATTCGCCATCATGTGCTTCCTCGAGCAGGTCCGCAAGGTGTACATCAACGAGCACCTGCAGAAGCTCAAGATGTTCAAGCGGCTGTCGGAGGTGCTGGGCGTGAACGACGAGACGACGCTGCTGACCGTCATCAGCAGGAAGATCATCACCAACCTCAAGTACTTTGGCCACTCGGAGCAGATCATCCGGAAGACGCTGACGCTGCTGAACGATCTGACGCTGACGTTCAGCTCGATCCGGCGCCTGATCAAGCTCGACGAGATACAGTTTATGCTGAACAATCACACG cGCGAGCACTTTTCCTTCCTCGGAACGGGCGCCGTCAGTGCGTCCCGCTGCCGCAGCATGTTCTACACCTGTCTGGGCCGGCTGCTGATGGTGGACCTGTCCGAGGACGTCGAGCGGTTCAACACGTTCATGATGCCGCTGACGAACACGATCGAGAACATGGTCATGATGAGCTTCCCGAGCGAGGAAGCCCGCAAGGAGCTGATCGGGCTGTCGCGCGATCTGCGCGGGTTGACGCACGCGTTCAACGCGAAGAACCCGTACATGATGCTGTTCGATTGGTT CTATCCCGACTATTCGCCCCTGTTGATTCGTGCCATCGAGCTGTGGGCACACGATCCGGCCGTCACTACGCCGGTGTTGAAGCTGTTTGCTGAGCTGGTGTACAACCGATCGCAGCGGTTGCAGTTTGACGTGTCTAGCCCGAACGGAATTCTCTTATTCCGGGAGACGTCTAAGCTGATTTGCTGCTACG GTGAGCGAATCCTGTCGCTGGAGGTGCCCAAAGAGCAGATCTACCCGATGAAGCTGAAGGGGTACGCAGTGTGCTTCCAGATGCTGAAGGCGATTCTCAGCGGCAACTACGTGAACTTTGGGGTGTTCAAACTGTACGGGGACGACGCGCTGGACAACGTGCTGAACATGACCGCCAAGCTGATCCTGTCGATCGCGCACGACGACATTCTG GTTTACCCCAAACTGTCCCAGGCGTACTACATTCTGATCGAGTGCCTCGCTCAGGACCACATCACCTACCTGTCCACGCTGGAACCGCCCGTGTTTCTGTACATCCTCGAGAGTATATCCAAGGGATTGAATGCGTTAG ACGTACTCGTCGGTTCCGGTTGCTGCGCAACGTTGGACTACATCGTGACGTACATTTTCAAGCAGTTGCAGCTAAAAG AAAAGCACATGCTGCTGGTGACGACATTCCCGAACAAAAAGGTGCGCCAGAGCGTCCTGCCGGAGAACAACGTGTTCCTGAAGGTGATGGAGCTGCACCCGGAGATCCTGCAGAACCTGCTGTCGACGCTGCTCAACATCGTCATGTACGACGACTGCAAGAACCAGTGGTCGATGTCGCGGCCGCTGCTGGTGCTGCTCCTGCTGTACGAGGACTACTTTAG ACAACTCCGCGAAAACATCATCCACTCGCAGTCGCTCGAGAAGCAGCAGTCGATGGCCTGCCTGTTTGACGCGCTCATGGACGGCATCGAGCGGAATCTGCACATTCGAAATCGGGACAG ATTCACCCAGAACCTGTCGGCGTTCCGGCGCGATCTCAACGATTCCCTCAAGTCGGCAAACAACCTGGCCAACAGTTCGTCGGTGAACGAAATGGTAGTTTCCTAG